A window from Ardenticatena maritima encodes these proteins:
- a CDS encoding nucleotidyltransferase family protein — protein MSHHISPEQLARYRETHRKRREARARALAARREQAWAEARKAARLLKEEFGAQRVVLFGSLVREGGRFFDERSDIDLAVWGMGWRDLLRAWSRLNASPFTFAFDVMLIEDARPSLRERIEHEGVNL, from the coding sequence ATGAGCCACCACATCTCTCCCGAACAACTGGCGCGCTACCGCGAAACGCACCGCAAGCGGCGCGAAGCGCGCGCCCGCGCGCTGGCGGCACGGCGCGAGCAGGCGTGGGCTGAGGCGCGGAAGGCGGCGCGCCTGCTCAAAGAAGAATTTGGCGCGCAACGAGTCGTGCTCTTCGGCTCGCTGGTACGTGAGGGTGGCCGCTTCTTCGATGAGCGCTCCGACATTGACCTGGCGGTGTGGGGCATGGGCTGGCGTGATCTGCTCCGCGCATGGAGCCGCCTCAACGCGTCCCCCTTCACCTTTGCTTTTGATGTCATGCTCATTGAAGACGCGCGTCCCTCGTTGCGCGAGCGTATCGAACACGAGGGGGTGAACCTATGA
- a CDS encoding threonine synthase gives MTHKPLPAPTAYDAITALRCLICGAEYAPGEVRYVCPHHGTEGILDVVYDYAAIAAHTDRDALTANHRRDMWRYLPLLPIAEPRFIPPLDVGWTPLYHAPRLGALLGLPNLWVKDDGRNPTASFKDRASALAVVKAQEANARTITTASSGNAAAALAGMAAGVGLESVIFVPASAPQAKIAQLLIYGATVVLVEGTYDQAFDLCIAAANQQGWYCRNTAYNPYMTEGKKTAAYEIAEQMGWEAPDRVFVAVGDGCIIGGLHKGFADLHALGWIERMPRLMGVQAEGSAVLYEAWRRGVNEIRPIVPHTIADSISVGVPRDRLKALRAVRQTDGAFVVVSDEEILAAMRDLARLTGVFAEPAAAAAVAGVRRALADGQVGRDERVVVVITGNGLKDIPAAMRAVEGEGKAVRLPPTVDALMAWLHVQEKD, from the coding sequence ATGACGCATAAGCCCCTACCAGCGCCGACCGCTTACGACGCCATCACCGCCCTGCGCTGCCTCATCTGCGGCGCGGAATACGCCCCCGGCGAGGTGCGCTATGTCTGCCCGCACCACGGCACCGAAGGCATCCTCGATGTGGTGTACGACTACGCCGCCATCGCCGCCCACACCGACCGCGACGCTCTGACGGCAAACCACCGCCGCGACATGTGGCGCTATCTGCCACTGCTTCCCATTGCCGAGCCGCGTTTCATCCCCCCGCTTGACGTGGGATGGACGCCGCTCTACCACGCCCCACGCCTGGGCGCCCTGCTCGGCCTCCCCAACCTTTGGGTGAAGGACGATGGGCGCAATCCCACCGCCTCGTTCAAAGACCGCGCCAGCGCGCTGGCGGTTGTCAAAGCCCAGGAAGCCAACGCGCGCACCATCACCACCGCCAGCAGCGGGAACGCCGCCGCCGCCTTGGCGGGCATGGCCGCCGGGGTTGGGCTGGAAAGCGTGATTTTTGTGCCGGCCAGCGCCCCGCAAGCCAAAATTGCGCAACTGCTCATCTACGGCGCGACGGTTGTGCTCGTTGAAGGCACCTACGACCAGGCGTTCGACCTCTGCATTGCAGCCGCCAACCAGCAGGGGTGGTACTGCCGCAACACCGCCTACAACCCTTACATGACCGAAGGCAAGAAAACCGCCGCCTACGAAATCGCCGAGCAGATGGGCTGGGAAGCGCCCGACCGTGTGTTCGTGGCGGTTGGCGATGGCTGTATCATCGGGGGGCTGCACAAAGGCTTTGCCGATTTGCACGCGCTCGGCTGGATTGAGCGCATGCCCCGCCTGATGGGTGTGCAGGCGGAAGGTAGCGCCGTGCTCTACGAGGCGTGGCGGCGCGGCGTGAACGAGATTCGCCCGATTGTGCCCCACACGATTGCCGACAGCATCAGCGTGGGCGTCCCGCGCGACCGCCTGAAAGCCCTGCGCGCTGTGCGCCAGACGGACGGCGCGTTTGTCGTCGTCTCCGATGAGGAGATTTTGGCCGCCATGCGCGACCTCGCCCGCCTGACGGGTGTTTTCGCCGAGCCGGCGGCGGCCGCGGCGGTTGCAGGGGTGCGCCGCGCTCTGGCTGACGGGCAGGTGGGGCGCGATGAGCGCGTGGTGGTTGTCATCACCGGCAACGGGCTGAAAGACATCCCCGCCGCCATGCGTGCGGTTGAAGGCGAGGGCAAAGCGGTGCGCCTGCCACCGACGGTGGACGCGCTGATGGCGTGGTTGCATGTTCAAGAGAAAGACTAA
- a CDS encoding nucleotidyltransferase domain-containing protein, translated as MHSPKGEPPSGTNQSHYDDQLAALAARYDLIAIYAFGSRAKEAAAVVRGEQARLSRDTPSDLDIGVVPRMGRRLSLDEKVKLALALEDLFDVPRVDLVVAPDVSIWLAVDIVHGELLYTPDPVAEAEYQLYVLARANDLYPWSREAIEAFKREGIFGKKNDDAR; from the coding sequence ATGCACTCACCGAAAGGCGAGCCACCTTCGGGCACAAACCAATCTCACTATGACGACCAACTCGCAGCGCTAGCGGCCCGCTACGACCTTATCGCCATCTACGCGTTCGGCAGCCGCGCCAAAGAAGCCGCTGCGGTGGTGCGCGGCGAACAGGCGCGCCTTTCCCGCGACACACCGTCCGACCTGGATATTGGCGTTGTGCCGCGTATGGGGCGGCGGCTCTCGCTGGACGAAAAAGTCAAACTGGCGCTGGCACTGGAAGACCTGTTCGACGTGCCGCGCGTGGACCTCGTCGTTGCGCCCGACGTCTCCATCTGGCTGGCGGTGGACATTGTGCACGGCGAGTTGCTCTACACGCCCGACCCGGTCGCCGAAGCCGAATACCAGCTCTATGTGCTGGCGCGTGCGAACGACCTCTATCCGTGGTCTCGCGAAGCCATTGAAGCGTTCAAACGAGAAGGCATTTTTGGGAAGAAAAACGATGACGCCCGGTAA
- a CDS encoding PLP-dependent cysteine synthase family protein, which produces MSTQPSIIPGPTYAEMLHPLKLPRDLRERVAAVQDEFDPLNLFRITWKPDGLSVHHVVLPPQLTGVACNIIVMLGDHFPSGSHKVGPAYATLAEAEAFEGLRPGQKTIVGPSTGNFGIGTAYVARLKGYRALVVMPDDMSDERYERIRRYGGDLDLTPGTESDVILTLERTHTHYMRNPEYKVLAQFELLPNYRFHRYVTGNSALEVARQYGNGRVAAFVSAPGSAGTIAAGDEIKHTFPDAVVVALEPRECPTLFNGGQGVHRIEGIGDKMVTLIHNVLTTDYVMLIHDEDTIRGTKVLQDGTDVLVEQLGVPREAAEALRGHFGPSGVCNVIGAIKTAKLLGLGPGENVVTIATDGFDRYPSVMRDLEARWGRPITTDDLELWAKAVFLGATTQEVLDVRGTRQKQRLHEMKKALWKHFGYDEEYLDRMLTPDFWEAEYARIAEIDAAIAAGRSQAV; this is translated from the coding sequence ATGTCCACCCAACCGTCCATCATCCCCGGCCCAACCTACGCCGAAATGTTACACCCGCTCAAACTGCCGCGCGACCTGCGCGAGCGTGTAGCCGCCGTCCAGGATGAGTTCGACCCGCTCAACCTCTTCCGCATCACCTGGAAGCCCGACGGGCTGAGCGTGCACCACGTGGTGCTCCCACCCCAATTGACGGGCGTGGCCTGCAACATCATCGTCATGTTGGGCGACCACTTTCCCAGCGGCAGCCACAAAGTCGGGCCGGCGTATGCCACGCTGGCCGAAGCCGAGGCCTTTGAAGGGTTGCGCCCCGGCCAGAAAACTATTGTGGGACCGAGCACGGGCAACTTCGGCATCGGCACGGCGTATGTGGCGCGGCTGAAAGGCTACCGCGCGCTGGTCGTCATGCCCGACGACATGAGCGACGAACGCTATGAGCGCATTCGGCGCTACGGGGGCGACCTCGACCTGACGCCCGGCACCGAAAGCGACGTCATCCTCACGCTGGAACGCACACACACGCACTACATGCGCAATCCTGAGTACAAAGTGCTGGCGCAATTCGAGTTGCTGCCCAACTACCGCTTTCATCGCTACGTCACGGGCAATTCGGCGCTGGAAGTGGCGCGGCAATACGGCAATGGGCGCGTGGCGGCGTTCGTCAGCGCACCGGGCAGCGCCGGCACGATCGCCGCCGGCGATGAAATCAAGCACACCTTCCCCGATGCGGTGGTGGTGGCGCTCGAACCGCGCGAATGCCCGACGCTCTTCAACGGCGGGCAGGGCGTGCACCGCATCGAAGGCATTGGCGACAAAATGGTGACGCTCATCCACAACGTGCTCACCACCGACTACGTGATGCTCATCCACGATGAGGATACCATCCGCGGCACCAAAGTGCTGCAAGACGGCACCGATGTACTCGTGGAGCAGTTGGGTGTGCCGCGCGAAGCCGCCGAAGCCCTGCGCGGGCACTTTGGCCCGAGCGGGGTCTGCAATGTGATTGGCGCGATCAAAACCGCCAAACTGTTGGGGCTGGGGCCAGGCGAGAATGTGGTCACCATCGCCACCGACGGCTTCGACCGCTACCCCAGCGTCATGCGCGATTTGGAAGCGCGTTGGGGGCGTCCCATCACAACCGACGACCTGGAACTGTGGGCAAAAGCCGTCTTCCTGGGGGCGACGACGCAAGAGGTGCTGGACGTGCGCGGAACGCGCCAAAAGCAGCGCCTACACGAGATGAAGAAAGCCCTCTGGAAACACTTCGGATACGATGAGGAATATCTGGACCGCATGCTGACACCGGATTTTTGGGAAGCCGAGTATGCGCGCATTGCCGAGATAGACGCCGCGATTGCAGCGGGGCGTAGCCAGGCTGTCTGA
- a CDS encoding RpiB/LacA/LacB family sugar-phosphate isomerase, producing MRIALSSDERTELTDFLIRELRERGHEVLLFGAIAENDPDVDWPLASSRAARAVVNGEADEAIVCCWTGTGASIAANKVRGIRAALCHDAETARGARIWNHANVLALSLRATSIPIAKEILDAWFETPFSEDEWNLQQMARIRALEAEFSSGE from the coding sequence ATGCGCATTGCCTTGAGCAGTGACGAACGCACGGAATTGACCGATTTTCTCATTCGCGAATTGCGTGAACGCGGCCATGAGGTGCTCCTCTTCGGCGCCATTGCCGAAAACGACCCCGACGTAGATTGGCCCCTGGCGAGCAGTCGCGCAGCGCGCGCTGTTGTCAATGGTGAAGCGGACGAGGCCATTGTCTGTTGTTGGACGGGGACGGGCGCAAGCATTGCCGCGAATAAGGTGCGCGGTATTCGTGCTGCGCTCTGCCATGATGCCGAAACGGCGCGTGGTGCGCGTATTTGGAATCATGCCAACGTTTTGGCGCTCAGTTTGCGTGCGACGTCAATCCCCATTGCCAAGGAAATTTTGGATGCCTGGTTCGAGACGCCCTTTTCAGAGGATGAGTGGAATCTGCAACAGATGGCGCGTATTCGCGCGCTGGAGGCTGAGTTCAGCAGTGGCGAATAA